Proteins co-encoded in one Streptomyces sp. JH34 genomic window:
- the allB gene encoding allantoinase AllB, producing MPGVDVKLVLRSTRVVTPGGTRAAAVLVAGEEIEAVLPYDAEVPAGARVEDLGDDVLMPGLVDTHVHVNDPGRTEWEGFWTATRAAAAGGITTLLDMPLNSLPPTTTVENLRVKQQVAAPKAHIDTGFWGGAIPSNTKDLRPLYEAGVFGFKCFLSPSGVEEFPELDQERLARSMAEIAGFDGLLIVHAEDPHHLAEAPQRSGEKYADFLASRPRDAENAAIEGLIAQARRLDARVHVLHLSSGDALPRIAAAKREGLRVTVESCPHFLTLTAEEVPDGATEFKCCPPIREAVNQDVLWAGLADGTIDCVVSDHSPCTTDLKTPDFATAWGGISSLQLGLPAIWTEARRRGHTLDDVARWMSAAPAGLAGLTRKGAIEAGRDADFAVLAPDETFTVDPAGLFHRNQVTAYAGKTLYGVVRSTWLRGTRIAADGVLAGPTGRLLERNH from the coding sequence GTGCCCGGTGTGGACGTGAAGCTGGTACTCCGCTCGACGCGCGTCGTCACCCCCGGGGGAACCCGCGCCGCGGCGGTGCTCGTCGCCGGCGAGGAGATCGAGGCGGTCCTGCCCTACGACGCCGAGGTGCCGGCAGGCGCCCGCGTCGAGGACCTCGGCGACGACGTCCTGATGCCTGGGCTCGTCGACACCCATGTCCACGTGAACGATCCGGGCCGCACCGAGTGGGAGGGCTTCTGGACCGCCACCCGGGCGGCCGCCGCCGGGGGCATCACCACGCTCCTCGACATGCCGCTCAACTCCCTGCCGCCGACCACCACCGTCGAGAACCTGCGCGTCAAGCAACAGGTGGCCGCCCCCAAGGCGCACATCGACACCGGCTTCTGGGGCGGTGCGATCCCGTCCAACACGAAGGACCTGCGCCCGCTGTACGAAGCCGGGGTCTTCGGCTTCAAGTGCTTCCTCTCGCCCTCCGGCGTCGAGGAGTTCCCCGAGCTCGACCAGGAGCGACTGGCCCGTTCCATGGCGGAGATCGCCGGCTTCGACGGCCTGCTGATCGTGCACGCCGAGGATCCGCACCACCTGGCCGAAGCTCCGCAGAGGAGCGGCGAGAAGTACGCCGACTTCCTGGCGTCCCGTCCCCGTGACGCCGAGAACGCCGCGATCGAAGGCCTCATCGCCCAGGCCAGGCGTCTGGACGCCCGCGTCCACGTCCTGCACCTCTCCTCCGGCGACGCGCTGCCGCGGATCGCCGCCGCGAAGCGCGAGGGCCTGCGCGTGACCGTCGAGTCGTGCCCGCACTTCCTCACCCTGACCGCCGAGGAGGTCCCGGACGGCGCGACGGAGTTCAAGTGCTGTCCGCCGATCCGCGAGGCCGTCAACCAGGACGTCCTGTGGGCGGGGCTCGCAGACGGCACGATCGACTGCGTCGTCTCCGACCACTCGCCCTGCACCACGGACCTCAAGACCCCCGACTTCGCCACCGCCTGGGGCGGCATCTCCTCGCTCCAGCTCGGCCTGCCCGCCATCTGGACCGAGGCACGCCGACGCGGCCACACCCTCGACGACGTGGCCCGCTGGATGTCCGCCGCCCCGGCCGGCCTCGCCGGACTCACCCGCAAGGGCGCCATCGAGGCCGGACGGGACGCGGACTTCGCGGTCCTCGCCCCCGACGAGACCTTCACCGTCGACCCGGCCGGGCTTTTCCACCGCAACCAGGTCACCGCCTACGCCGGGAAGACGCTGTACGGCGTCGTCAGGTCCACCTGGCTGCGCGGCACGCGGATCGCGGCGGACGGCGTACTCGCCGGACCCACCGGCCGTCTCCTCGAGAGGAACCACTGA
- a CDS encoding IclR family transcriptional regulator, protein MPPSHASTSDSKPAGPSGGVQSLERAFDLLERMADAGGEVGLSELSASSGLPLPTIHRLMRTLVVCGYVRQQPNRRYALGPRLIRLGESASRLLGTWARPYLQRLVEETGETANMALLDGDEVVYVAQVPSKHSMRMFTEVGRRVLPHSTGVGKALLAHTPADEVRALLARTGMPAATEKTITTPDGFLDALEQVRRAGYAVDDNEQEIGVRCLAVPVPDSPTSAAISISGPAGRVTETATERIVPILQEVAKELSVALASSGPAS, encoded by the coding sequence GTGCCGCCGTCCCACGCCAGCACATCCGACTCCAAGCCCGCCGGTCCCAGCGGCGGTGTGCAGTCCCTGGAGCGCGCCTTCGATCTGTTGGAGCGCATGGCGGATGCCGGGGGCGAGGTCGGGCTCAGCGAACTCTCCGCGAGCAGCGGGCTCCCGCTCCCCACCATCCACCGGCTGATGCGCACCCTGGTGGTGTGCGGCTACGTCCGCCAGCAGCCCAACCGGCGTTACGCGCTGGGCCCGCGGCTGATCCGTCTCGGCGAGTCCGCGTCCCGGCTGCTGGGCACCTGGGCGCGGCCGTACCTCCAGCGCCTGGTCGAGGAGACCGGTGAGACGGCGAACATGGCACTGCTCGACGGCGACGAGGTCGTCTATGTCGCCCAGGTGCCGTCGAAGCACTCGATGCGGATGTTCACCGAGGTGGGCAGGCGGGTGCTTCCCCACTCCACCGGTGTCGGCAAGGCGCTGCTCGCGCACACCCCGGCGGACGAGGTGCGCGCGCTGCTGGCCCGTACGGGCATGCCGGCGGCCACCGAGAAGACGATCACCACGCCGGACGGTTTCCTCGACGCGCTGGAACAGGTGCGGAGGGCGGGCTACGCGGTGGACGACAACGAGCAGGAGATCGGGGTCCGCTGCCTCGCGGTGCCGGTGCCGGACTCCCCCACCTCGGCCGCCATCTCCATCTCCGGCCCCGCGGGCCGGGTGACGGAGACGGCGACCGAGCGGATCGTGCCGATCCTCCAGGAGGTCGCGAAGGAGCTCTCCGTGGCGCTGGCGAGCAGCGGTCCGGCTTCCTGA
- a CDS encoding ABC transporter ATP-binding protein, producing the protein MTLTLTDVTLTYPDGDTRLTALDRISLDIPAGTLTAVVGPSGSGKSSLLAVAATLVTPDGGRVVVAGTDTAGLSRAERAALRRERVGIVFQQPNLLPSLTAVEQLTVMTHLSGGSPRAGRVRARELLDAVGLADKADRRPHQLSGGQRQRINIARALMNEPAVLLVDEPTSALDHERGAAVLDLLAGLTRARSTATVLVTHDRAHLDRVDATVTMEDGRLTAPAPV; encoded by the coding sequence ATGACCCTCACCCTCACCGATGTCACCCTCACCTATCCGGACGGCGACACCCGGCTCACCGCCCTCGACCGGATCTCCCTGGACATTCCCGCGGGCACGCTCACCGCGGTCGTCGGACCATCGGGATCCGGCAAATCCAGCCTGCTCGCCGTCGCGGCCACGCTGGTCACCCCGGACGGCGGGCGGGTCGTCGTGGCGGGCACGGACACCGCCGGGCTCAGCCGCGCGGAGAGGGCCGCACTGCGCAGGGAGCGCGTCGGCATCGTCTTCCAGCAGCCGAACCTGCTGCCGTCGCTCACCGCGGTGGAGCAGTTGACGGTGATGACCCATCTGTCCGGCGGTTCGCCACGTGCCGGCCGGGTACGCGCGCGGGAACTCCTGGACGCCGTCGGTCTGGCCGACAAGGCCGACCGCAGGCCGCACCAGCTGTCGGGCGGTCAGCGTCAGCGGATCAACATCGCGCGGGCCCTGATGAACGAGCCCGCCGTGCTGCTCGTCGACGAACCGACCAGTGCGCTCGACCACGAGCGGGGCGCCGCGGTCCTGGACCTGCTGGCCGGCCTGACCCGCGCACGGTCGACGGCCACGGTCCTGGTCACCCACGACCGGGCGCATCTGGACCGGGTGGACGCGACGGTGACGATGGAGGACGGCCGGCTGACGGCACCGGCCCCGGTCTGA
- a CDS encoding ABC transporter permease, which translates to MFVAWRDLRFARGRFALMGTVVVLITLLVGLLSGLTAGLARENTSAVTGLDTDRLAFAAPPDGRAVSFTDSVVEESAWRTWAALPGVTAAEPLGIRTLDAAAGDRTAAVSAFGVRPAGDLAPGAVAAGRVVLSRQAADDLGAGAGDTVRLGGADVTVDAVAGDASYSHTPVVWTSLHDWQRVSGDGEQATVIALRTHGADLAAGDEAAGTRTLTLDESLTAIGSYQAENGSLQLMRGFLFAISALVVGAFFTVWTIQRSGDVAVLKALGASTPYLLRDALGQAVVMLAAGTGAGSALAAGIGALVGGGDGAVPFVLDTSTVLVPAAVMITLGALGAALSIRRITAVDPLTALGSVR; encoded by the coding sequence ATGTTCGTTGCATGGAGAGACCTGAGATTCGCCCGGGGCCGGTTCGCGCTCATGGGTACGGTCGTGGTGCTGATCACGCTGCTCGTGGGGCTGCTGTCCGGTCTGACGGCGGGGCTGGCCAGGGAGAACACCTCGGCAGTCACGGGGCTGGACACCGACCGTCTCGCCTTCGCGGCGCCGCCCGACGGTCGGGCGGTGTCGTTCACCGATTCCGTCGTCGAGGAGAGCGCCTGGCGGACCTGGGCAGCCCTGCCCGGGGTCACCGCCGCCGAACCCCTCGGGATCCGGACGCTGGACGCCGCCGCCGGCGACCGCACGGCGGCGGTCTCGGCGTTCGGTGTCCGCCCGGCCGGGGACCTCGCACCCGGGGCGGTGGCAGCGGGCCGGGTGGTGCTCTCCCGGCAGGCCGCCGACGACCTCGGCGCGGGCGCCGGTGACACCGTCCGGCTGGGCGGCGCCGACGTGACCGTGGACGCGGTCGCGGGCGACGCCTCGTACAGCCACACCCCGGTGGTGTGGACCTCGCTCCACGACTGGCAGCGCGTCAGCGGTGACGGGGAGCAGGCCACCGTGATCGCGCTGAGGACGCACGGTGCGGATCTCGCGGCCGGTGACGAGGCGGCCGGCACCCGCACCCTGACCCTGGACGAATCCCTCACCGCGATCGGCTCCTACCAGGCCGAGAACGGCTCGCTCCAGCTCATGCGGGGGTTCCTCTTCGCCATCTCCGCGCTGGTCGTCGGCGCCTTCTTCACCGTCTGGACCATCCAGCGCAGCGGCGACGTCGCCGTGCTCAAGGCACTCGGCGCCTCGACGCCGTACCTGCTGCGGGACGCCCTCGGACAGGCAGTCGTGATGCTCGCCGCCGGCACCGGGGCGGGCAGCGCGCTCGCCGCGGGCATCGGCGCGCTCGTCGGAGGAGGGGACGGGGCCGTGCCGTTCGTCCTGGACACCTCGACGGTCCTCGTGCCCGCCGCCGTCATGATCACCCTCGGCGCGCTCGGGGCCGCGCTGTCCATCCGGCGGATCACCGCCGTCGACCCCCTCACCGCACTCGGGAGCGTCCGATGA
- a CDS encoding sensor histidine kinase, with amino-acid sequence MNPRAHTHVTTALRLCLHALLLGLLALTAARAMDDTSVVVLAGVMAGLYGTGALAPAVQPHTRAAAVWLAALGAVWLTLLALSPGALWVAFPLYFLQLHLLPTRWGLPAVVVTAAAAIAGFVLHGHEITPGTFIGPLLGAAVAVATVLGYDALFLESERRRELIEELVSTRAELADAERTAGTLAERERLAREIHDTLAQGLSSIQLLLRAAEHTLPADAPATAHVRRAREAAQDNLAEARRFVRALSPPDLEDGSLAAALSRLSSRTSSPDLTVQFAVSGTPLELPTPYEVALLRTAQSALANTVRHSGARRAEITLSFMETSVSLDVVDDGRGFDPESSAGTRRSPDSGGFGLPAMRVRARSLGGTLSVESAPGQGTALAVTLPLPLTDGEDTTP; translated from the coding sequence ATGAATCCGCGTGCGCACACCCATGTCACCACCGCGCTGCGGCTCTGTCTGCACGCGCTGCTGCTGGGGCTGCTGGCGCTCACCGCGGCCCGGGCGATGGACGACACCTCGGTGGTCGTCCTGGCGGGGGTGATGGCCGGCCTCTACGGCACGGGCGCGCTGGCCCCCGCCGTACAGCCGCACACCCGGGCCGCCGCGGTCTGGCTCGCCGCGCTGGGCGCGGTGTGGCTGACCCTGCTCGCCCTGTCGCCCGGCGCCCTGTGGGTGGCCTTCCCGCTGTACTTCCTGCAGCTGCACCTGCTCCCGACGCGGTGGGGGCTGCCCGCCGTGGTGGTCACCGCGGCCGCCGCCATCGCCGGCTTCGTGCTGCACGGCCATGAGATCACGCCGGGTACGTTCATCGGGCCGCTGCTCGGGGCGGCGGTCGCCGTGGCGACCGTGCTCGGGTACGACGCGCTGTTCCTGGAGAGCGAACGCCGGCGCGAACTCATCGAGGAACTGGTCTCCACCCGGGCCGAGCTCGCCGACGCGGAGCGCACCGCGGGCACCCTCGCCGAGCGGGAGCGCCTGGCCCGCGAGATCCACGACACCCTCGCGCAGGGCCTGTCCAGCATCCAGCTCCTGCTGCGGGCCGCCGAGCACACCCTCCCGGCCGACGCGCCGGCCACCGCTCATGTGCGCCGGGCACGTGAGGCGGCCCAGGACAACCTGGCCGAGGCCCGCCGCTTCGTACGGGCGCTGAGCCCACCGGATCTGGAGGACGGCTCGCTGGCGGCTGCCCTGTCCCGGCTGTCGTCCCGTACGTCGTCGCCGGATCTCACCGTGCAGTTCGCGGTCAGCGGCACGCCCCTGGAGCTGCCGACCCCGTACGAGGTGGCGTTGCTCCGTACCGCGCAGTCCGCGCTGGCGAACACCGTGCGGCACTCGGGGGCGCGTCGCGCGGAGATCACCCTCAGCTTCATGGAGACGTCGGTGTCCCTGGACGTGGTGGACGACGGGCGCGGTTTCGACCCGGAGTCATCGGCCGGGACGCGGCGGAGTCCGGACAGCGGAGGCTTCGGTCTGCCCGCGATGCGGGTCCGGGCGCGTTCGCTGGGCGGCACACTGAGTGTGGAGTCGGCGCCGGGGCAGGGCACGGCGCTGGCGGTCACCCTGCCGCTTCCCCTCACGGACGGAGAGGACACCACCCCATGA
- a CDS encoding response regulator transcription factor has product MTGPIRLLLADDHPVVRAGLRAVLDAEPDFEIVAEAATAERAVALAATGAFDVVLMDLQFGGGMHGSEATAAITAAADAPRVLILTTYESDADILAAVEAGAGGYLLKDAPPQELAAAVRTAAAGRSALAPAVAHRLMDRMRTPAQALTRRELEVLQLVGEGLSNQQISKRLFLSQATVKSHLVHIYAKLGVDSRTSAVAAATARRLIRR; this is encoded by the coding sequence ATGACCGGCCCGATCAGGCTGCTGCTCGCCGATGACCACCCGGTGGTCCGGGCGGGTCTGCGGGCCGTACTCGACGCCGAACCGGACTTCGAGATCGTCGCGGAGGCGGCCACCGCGGAGCGGGCCGTGGCCCTCGCCGCCACCGGCGCCTTCGACGTCGTCCTGATGGACCTGCAGTTCGGCGGGGGGATGCACGGGTCGGAGGCCACCGCCGCGATCACGGCGGCAGCCGACGCCCCCCGCGTCCTGATCCTCACCACGTACGAGTCGGACGCGGACATCCTGGCCGCCGTCGAGGCGGGGGCCGGCGGCTACCTGCTCAAGGACGCCCCTCCCCAGGAACTGGCGGCGGCCGTGCGCACGGCCGCCGCGGGCCGCTCCGCGCTCGCCCCGGCGGTCGCCCACCGCCTGATGGACCGGATGCGCACGCCCGCCCAGGCCCTGACCAGACGCGAGCTGGAGGTCCTCCAGCTGGTCGGCGAGGGCCTGTCGAACCAGCAGATCAGCAAGCGGCTGTTCCTGAGCCAGGCGACGGTGAAATCCCATCTGGTGCACATCTACGCCAAGCTGGGCGTCGACTCACGCACCTCGGCGGTCGCCGCCGCCACCGCACGCCGGCTGATCCGCCGCTGA
- a CDS encoding DUF5955 family protein: MLRSVGQERLTGSGEDPRVTELRTAVSRLRRELAGHPAEFPDRGIAEDELAALDAMACGGRPEILRLRRSLLLVAGAIGSVSALASGLRDVRVAVDLFGEPPRQP; encoded by the coding sequence TTGTTGCGTAGCGTGGGGCAGGAGCGGTTGACCGGAAGCGGCGAGGACCCGAGGGTGACGGAGCTGCGCACGGCTGTCTCACGGCTGCGCCGCGAACTCGCCGGGCATCCGGCCGAGTTCCCGGACCGGGGGATCGCCGAGGACGAACTGGCCGCACTCGACGCCATGGCGTGCGGCGGGCGGCCCGAAATCCTCCGGCTGCGCCGCTCGCTGCTGCTGGTCGCGGGGGCGATCGGGTCGGTCAGCGCGCTGGCGTCCGGCCTGCGGGACGTCCGCGTGGCCGTGGACCTGTTCGGGGAGCCGCCGCGCCAGCCGTGA
- a CDS encoding nucleotidyltransferase family protein: protein MAHTQRIPVVAGVLLAAGGGRRLGGRPKALLEHRGRPLVEHAVRALRNGGCGPVHVVLGAAADEVRDLADLSACGVTVNPSWEEGMGSSLRAGLASLAGSDADAALVLLVDQPGIGAEAVARVRSAYHSRSSLAAAAYDGERGHPVLFGADHWEAVAAGAVGDQGARAYLRAHRDAITLVECSDVARAHDIDTAADLRHLE from the coding sequence ATGGCTCACACACAACGGATCCCCGTGGTCGCCGGGGTACTGCTCGCCGCCGGGGGCGGCCGCCGTCTCGGCGGCCGGCCGAAGGCCCTGCTCGAACACCGCGGCCGCCCCCTCGTCGAGCACGCGGTGCGGGCGCTGCGCAACGGCGGGTGCGGCCCGGTCCACGTGGTGCTGGGCGCGGCGGCGGACGAGGTGCGGGACCTGGCGGACCTCTCGGCGTGCGGGGTGACGGTGAATCCGTCGTGGGAGGAGGGCATGGGCTCCTCGCTCCGGGCGGGTCTGGCCTCGCTCGCCGGTTCGGACGCGGACGCCGCTCTCGTCCTCCTGGTGGACCAGCCGGGCATCGGGGCGGAGGCGGTGGCCCGGGTCCGCTCGGCGTACCACTCGCGGTCGAGTCTGGCCGCCGCCGCGTACGACGGGGAGCGCGGGCACCCCGTGCTGTTCGGGGCGGACCACTGGGAGGCCGTCGCGGCGGGCGCGGTCGGGGACCAGGGGGCCCGGGCCTACCTGCGGGCACACCGCGACGCGATCACGCTCGTCGAGTGCTCCGACGTCGCGCGGGCACACGACATCGACACGGCGGCCGACCTGAGACATCTGGAGTGA
- the aceB gene encoding malate synthase A has protein sequence MSAPAPSPLAIVDAEPLPRQDEVLTDAALAFVAELHRRFTPRRDELLARRGERRAEIARTSTLDFLPETEAVRADDTWKVAPAPAALDDRRVEITGPTDRKMTVNALNSGARVWLADFEDASAPTWENVITGQLNLIDAYTRNIDFTDPKSGKSYALKPADELATVVTRPRGWHLDERHLQLDGTPVPGALVDFGLYFFHNAQRLIDLGKGPYFYLPKTESYLEARLWNDIFVFAQEYVGIPQGTVRATVLIETITAAYEMEEILYELRDHASGLNAGRWDYLFSIVKNFRDGGSKFVLPDRNLVTMTAPFMRAYTELLVRTCHKRGAHAIGGMAAFIPSRRDAEVNKVAFEKVKADKDREAGDGFDGSWVAHPDLVPIAMSSFDAVLGDKPNQKDRLREDVSVAAGDLIAIDTLDAKPSYDGLRNAVAVGIRYIEAWLRGMGAVAIFNLMEDAATAEISRSQIWQWINADVVFENGEHATADLARKVAAEELAAIRAEIGDETFEAGRWQQAHDLLLQVSLDQDYADFLTLPAYEQLR, from the coding sequence ATGTCCGCACCAGCGCCGTCCCCGCTGGCCATCGTCGATGCCGAGCCCCTGCCGAGGCAGGACGAGGTCCTGACCGATGCGGCCCTCGCGTTCGTGGCCGAGCTGCACCGCCGGTTCACGCCCCGGCGTGACGAGCTGCTCGCCCGCCGCGGCGAGCGCCGCGCCGAGATCGCCCGCACCTCCACGCTGGACTTCCTGCCGGAGACGGAAGCGGTCCGCGCGGACGACACCTGGAAGGTCGCCCCGGCCCCAGCCGCGCTGGACGACCGCCGGGTGGAGATCACGGGCCCGACCGACCGCAAGATGACCGTCAACGCCCTGAACTCGGGCGCCAGGGTCTGGCTCGCCGACTTCGAGGACGCGTCCGCCCCCACGTGGGAGAACGTGATCACCGGCCAGCTCAATCTGATCGACGCCTACACCCGCAACATCGACTTCACCGACCCGAAGTCGGGCAAGTCGTACGCCCTGAAGCCCGCGGACGAGCTCGCGACCGTCGTCACCCGCCCCCGCGGCTGGCACCTGGACGAGCGCCACCTCCAGCTCGACGGCACCCCGGTGCCCGGCGCCCTGGTCGACTTCGGCCTCTACTTCTTCCACAACGCGCAGCGGCTGATCGACCTCGGCAAGGGCCCGTACTTCTACCTCCCGAAGACGGAGTCGTACCTGGAGGCCCGCCTCTGGAACGACATCTTCGTCTTCGCCCAGGAATACGTCGGCATCCCGCAGGGGACGGTCCGCGCGACCGTCCTGATCGAGACCATCACCGCCGCGTACGAGATGGAGGAGATCCTCTACGAACTCCGCGACCACGCCTCCGGGCTGAACGCCGGCCGCTGGGACTACCTCTTCTCCATCGTCAAGAACTTCCGTGACGGCGGTTCGAAGTTCGTCCTGCCGGACCGCAACCTGGTGACGATGACCGCCCCGTTCATGCGGGCGTACACCGAACTCCTGGTCCGCACCTGCCACAAGCGCGGCGCGCACGCCATCGGCGGCATGGCGGCCTTCATCCCCTCGCGGCGCGACGCCGAGGTCAACAAGGTGGCCTTCGAGAAGGTCAAGGCGGACAAGGACCGCGAGGCGGGCGACGGTTTCGACGGCTCGTGGGTGGCTCACCCGGACCTGGTGCCGATCGCGATGTCGTCCTTCGACGCGGTGCTCGGCGACAAGCCGAACCAGAAGGACCGCCTGCGCGAGGACGTCTCGGTGGCGGCGGGCGACCTGATCGCCATCGACACGCTCGACGCGAAGCCCTCGTACGACGGCCTGCGCAACGCCGTCGCGGTCGGCATCCGCTACATCGAGGCGTGGTTGCGAGGGATGGGCGCGGTCGCCATCTTCAACCTGATGGAGGACGCGGCCACCGCGGAGATCTCACGCTCGCAGATCTGGCAGTGGATCAACGCGGACGTGGTCTTCGAGAACGGCGAGCACGCCACGGCGGACCTGGCCCGCAAGGTCGCGGCCGAGGAACTGGCGGCGATCCGCGCGGAGATCGGCGACGAGACCTTCGAGGCCGGCAGGTGGCAGCAGGCCCACGACCTCCTGCTCCAGGTCTCCCTCGACCAGGACTACGCGGACTTCCTGACGCTGCCGGCGTACGAGCAGCTGCGCTGA
- a CDS encoding gala protein: MSQPMPVRCPAIEHPDLPLADPALLEPLLTRLAVERPVGADEVFPLGTLRGDGRVDLCKQGLGAAGAAGLMPALARSPHAEHVLLGTNSLGDEGARSVADALRECGHGLRTVYLGCNRIGADGAAALAGSLGGDGTVRALWLKRNPLGDAGVRALGAMLARNTVLRTLDLVNCGITAAGLTSLLRVLAVREQPLERLFLGGNGLGPETAPLLAALLRDAGVRELYLPANHLGDEGAAVLASAVDPARPVRLGLGGNGIGPAGASALADALGGIEALNLGRPMSQRSLGAAGNATGDAGAHALAAALPGSPLRRLELAHTGLTGRGAKDLLGAVGTDCRLEYVGLGPGLPRRVKRSFASRLRPDTGTHADLRAIRSVYR, from the coding sequence ATGTCGCAGCCGATGCCCGTGCGCTGCCCGGCGATCGAGCACCCGGACCTCCCGCTCGCCGACCCCGCTCTGCTGGAGCCGCTGCTGACGCGGCTCGCGGTGGAGCGGCCGGTCGGGGCGGACGAGGTGTTCCCGCTGGGGACCCTGCGGGGCGACGGGCGTGTCGACCTCTGCAAGCAGGGGCTCGGGGCTGCCGGCGCGGCCGGGCTGATGCCCGCGCTCGCTCGCTCACCGCACGCGGAACACGTCCTGCTGGGCACCAACTCCCTCGGCGACGAGGGGGCCCGCTCGGTCGCGGACGCGCTGCGGGAGTGCGGCCACGGGCTGCGGACGGTCTATCTCGGTTGCAACCGCATCGGGGCCGACGGCGCTGCCGCGCTGGCCGGGTCCCTGGGCGGGGACGGCACCGTCCGGGCCCTGTGGCTCAAGCGCAATCCGCTGGGCGACGCGGGTGTCCGGGCGCTCGGCGCGATGCTGGCCCGCAACACCGTCCTGCGCACTCTCGACCTCGTCAACTGCGGGATCACCGCTGCCGGTCTGACGTCCCTGCTGCGCGTGCTCGCCGTGCGGGAGCAGCCCCTGGAGAGGCTGTTCCTCGGCGGCAACGGGCTCGGCCCGGAGACCGCACCGCTCCTCGCGGCGCTGCTGCGTGACGCGGGGGTGAGGGAGCTGTATCTGCCGGCCAACCACCTCGGCGACGAGGGGGCCGCCGTGCTCGCCTCGGCGGTGGACCCGGCGCGTCCGGTGCGTCTCGGGCTCGGCGGCAACGGGATCGGGCCGGCCGGGGCGAGCGCGCTGGCGGACGCCCTCGGCGGGATCGAGGCGCTCAACCTCGGCCGCCCGATGTCGCAGCGCAGCCTCGGGGCGGCGGGGAACGCGACCGGCGACGCCGGGGCCCACGCGCTGGCCGCCGCCCTGCCGGGCAGCCCGCTGCGCCGCCTCGAACTGGCGCACACCGGCCTGACCGGCCGGGGCGCGAAGGACCTGCTGGGCGCCGTCGGTACGGACTGCCGGCTGGAGTACGTCGGCCTCGGTCCCGGGCTGCCCCGCAGGGTGAAGCGGTCCTTCGCCTCGCGACTGCGGCCGGACACCGGCACCCATGCGGACCTGCGCGCGATAAGGAGCGTCTACCGGTGA